From the Gallaecimonas mangrovi genome, one window contains:
- a CDS encoding glutaredoxin family protein, with product MRLVIRLFFKVLRRVLMPFMLIYAAVSKPKPISRSADAQAKVDEACKQLELYQFNTCPFCIKVKKEVHRLALPVAMANVQRDPKARQALEAGGGRVKVPCLKITHDDGKVEWMYESNDINQYLHQRFAA from the coding sequence GTGAGACTCGTTATCCGTTTGTTTTTCAAAGTCCTACGCCGCGTTTTGATGCCTTTTATGCTGATTTATGCCGCTGTTTCCAAACCCAAGCCCATTAGCCGCAGTGCCGACGCCCAAGCCAAGGTAGACGAAGCCTGTAAGCAGCTGGAGCTGTATCAATTTAATACCTGCCCTTTTTGCATCAAGGTCAAAAAAGAAGTGCATCGCCTGGCTTTACCGGTGGCCATGGCCAATGTGCAGCGCGACCCTAAAGCCCGGCAGGCGCTGGAAGCGGGTGGCGGCCGGGTGAAGGTGCCTTGCCTTAAAATTACCCACGACGATGGCAAAGTCGAATGGATGTATGAATCGAACGACATCAACCAGTATCTCCACCAGCGCTTTGCGGCCTGA